The following are from one region of the Synechococcus sp. CBW1108 genome:
- a CDS encoding NAD(P)H-quinone oxidoreductase subunit N codes for MSLLGALSTVADAIGSGASTGGLNLQLNAGAIAPEAAVLIALLSCLLVDLAGEKAASRWVPPICYAGLGSALLLLALQWNNPNLQPAFVGSFLADNLAIAFRAVVAASTLISLLLSWRYVERSGTPVGEYAGILLAATLGAMFLCGATDLVSIFISLETLSVSSYLLAGYMKRDARSSEAALKYLLVGSAAAAVFLYGASLLYGITGGGTGLDEVAVALRTSASPVTALALVFVLATVAFKIAAVPFHQWTPDVYEGSPTPVVAFLSVGSKAAGFALALRILVGCFESFDAQWKLLFTVLAVLSMVLGNVVALAQTSMKRMLAYSSIGQAGFVMIGLVCGTEDGYAAMVLYMAAYLFMNLGAFACIILFSLRTGSDRIADYAGLYQKDPLITLGLSLCLLSLGGIPPMLGFFGKIYLFFAGWADHQYLLVVVGLVTSVVSIYYYISVIKMMVVKEPQEASDVVKAYPTISWSVAGLPALRTALVGCVIVTAVGGILSNPLFTWASQAVTGTPMLVQAIG; via the coding sequence ATGTCTCTGCTCGGCGCCCTCTCCACCGTGGCCGATGCGATCGGCAGTGGTGCCAGCACGGGGGGCTTGAATCTGCAGCTGAATGCCGGCGCCATCGCCCCCGAAGCGGCGGTGTTGATCGCCCTGCTCAGCTGCCTGCTGGTGGATCTGGCCGGCGAAAAGGCCGCCAGCCGCTGGGTGCCCCCGATCTGTTATGCGGGCCTGGGCAGCGCTCTGCTGCTGCTGGCCCTGCAGTGGAACAACCCAAACCTGCAGCCCGCCTTCGTGGGTTCCTTCCTGGCCGACAACCTGGCCATCGCCTTCCGGGCCGTGGTGGCTGCCTCGACCCTGATCTCCCTGCTGCTGAGCTGGCGCTACGTAGAGCGCAGCGGCACGCCGGTGGGGGAATACGCCGGGATCCTGCTGGCCGCCACCCTGGGGGCAATGTTCCTGTGCGGCGCCACCGACCTGGTGAGCATCTTCATATCGCTGGAAACCCTCTCGGTATCTAGCTACCTGCTGGCGGGCTACATGAAGCGCGATGCCCGCAGCTCCGAGGCCGCCCTCAAATACCTGCTGGTGGGCTCCGCCGCTGCGGCCGTTTTCCTCTACGGCGCCTCCCTGCTCTACGGCATCACCGGCGGCGGCACCGGCCTCGATGAGGTGGCCGTGGCCCTGCGCACCAGTGCCTCACCGGTAACGGCCCTGGCCCTGGTGTTTGTGCTGGCCACCGTCGCCTTCAAGATCGCCGCGGTGCCCTTCCACCAGTGGACTCCAGACGTGTATGAGGGCTCGCCTACCCCAGTGGTGGCATTCCTTTCGGTGGGCTCCAAGGCTGCCGGTTTTGCCCTGGCCCTGCGCATCCTGGTGGGCTGCTTTGAGAGTTTCGATGCCCAGTGGAAGCTGCTGTTCACCGTGCTGGCGGTGCTGAGCATGGTGCTGGGCAACGTGGTGGCCCTCGCCCAGACCTCGATGAAGCGGATGCTGGCCTACAGCTCGATCGGCCAGGCCGGCTTCGTGATGATCGGCCTGGTGTGCGGCACCGAAGACGGCTACGCCGCCATGGTGCTCTACATGGCGGCCTACCTGTTCATGAACCTGGGCGCCTTTGCCTGCATCATCCTCTTCTCCCTGCGCACCGGCTCCGACCGCATCGCTGACTACGCGGGTCTCTATCAAAAGGATCCCCTGATCACCCTGGGGCTGAGCCTCTGCCTGCTTTCCCTCGGCGGCATCCCGCCGATGCTGGGCTTCTTCGGCAAGATTTATTTATTTTTCGCCGGTTGGGCCGATCACCAATACCTGCTGGTGGTGGTGGGTCTGGTCACCTCGGTGGTGTCGATCTACTACTACATCTCGGTGATCAAGATGATGGTGGTCAAGGAGCCCCAGGAAGCCTCCGACGTGGTGAAGGCCTACCCGACCATCTCCTGGAGCGTAGCCGGCCTACCGGCCCTACGCACCGCCCTGGTGGGATGTGTGATTGTCACCGCGGTGGGCGGCATTCTCTCCAACCCCCTGTTCACCTGGGCCAGCCAGGCCGTCACCGGCACGCCCATG
- a CDS encoding DUF2232 domain-containing protein, giving the protein MGDPSRQLNRRQARQLMDTAYLAAATALLWVALYYLPVGSPLFRLALPLPLALLQLRHGWRCAVEGLVVTALLLVALMGPIRGPLVIFPYGSLALWLGWCWRRRASWWLSWSVGSLIGLAGFLVRVLVLSVMVGENLWVVITSAAAGLLEKVAGALGLATGLELAQVQLGALALVWVQNLIVVLVLHVVAYWIFARLQAPISEPPESLRALVALDPL; this is encoded by the coding sequence ATGGGGGATCCCTCCCGCCAGCTGAACAGGCGCCAGGCGCGCCAGTTGATGGACACCGCCTATCTGGCCGCCGCCACTGCCCTGCTCTGGGTGGCGCTCTACTACCTGCCGGTTGGCAGCCCCCTGTTTCGCCTGGCCCTGCCCCTGCCCCTGGCCCTGCTGCAATTGCGCCATGGCTGGCGCTGTGCCGTTGAGGGGCTGGTGGTGACAGCCCTGCTGCTGGTGGCCCTGATGGGCCCGATCCGGGGCCCCCTGGTGATTTTTCCCTATGGCTCCCTGGCCCTCTGGCTGGGCTGGTGTTGGAGGCGGCGCGCCAGCTGGTGGCTGAGCTGGAGCGTCGGCAGCCTGATCGGTTTGGCTGGCTTCCTGGTGCGGGTGCTGGTGTTGTCGGTGATGGTCGGTGAAAACCTCTGGGTGGTGATCACCAGCGCGGCCGCCGGTCTGTTGGAGAAGGTTGCCGGGGCTCTGGGCCTGGCCACTGGCCTTGAACTGGCCCAGGTGCAGCTGGGGGCGCTGGCCCTGGTGTGGGTGCAAAACCTGATTGTGGTGCTGGTCCTGCACGTGGTGGCCTACTGGATCTTTGCGCGCCTGCAGGCGCCGATCAGCGAGCCGCCGGAATCCCTGCGGGCCCTGGTGGCCCTCGATCCCCTCTGA
- the topA gene encoding type I DNA topoisomerase produces the protein MGHTLVIVESPTKARTIRGFLPKDFKVEASMGHVRDLPNNASEIPAAHKGEKWANLGVNTARNFEPLYVVPKDKKKVVKELKDALKGADRLLLATDEDREGESISWHLLQLLSPKVPVKRMVFHEITQEAIGRALNQTRELDMELVHAQETRRILDRLVGYTLSPLLWKKVAWGLSAGRVQSVAVRLLVQRERARRAFRSGSYWDLKARLEQPGGGFEAKLSQLGGVKIAGGSDFDETTGGLKAGSKVRLLAEAEARQLQQAVQQAPWRVAEVEAKPSVRKPVAPFTTSTLQQEANRKLRLSARETMRAAQGLYERGFITYMRTDSVHLSDQAIDAARSCVAAKYGKEYLSPAARQFTTKARNAQEAHEAIRPAGDSFRDPAATGLDGRDLALYELIWKRTVASQMAEARLTMLAVELQVDCGALGLASFRASGKRIDFAGFFRAYVEGSDDPDAALEGQEVLLPSLKVGDSPACKEVEALGHQTQPPARYSEAALVKMLEKEGIGRPSTYASIIGTIVDRGYATLQNNALMPSFTAFAVTALLEEHFPDLVDTSFTARMENSLDEISHGKVEWLPYLESFYKGENGLETQVAQREGDIDPGASRTVELEGLPCVVRIGRFGAYLEAKRVAEDGSEELLKATLPQEITPADLDADKAELILKQKADGPETLGEDPETGEQVYLLFGQYGPYVQRGQVSDANPKPKRASLPKGAKPEELSLEDAIALLRLPRLLGEHPDGGKLEAGLGRFGPFVVHHKGKGEKDYRSLKAEDDVLLVGLSRAIELLAMPKKGRGGRTALKDLGTPEGGEEAIQLFDGPYGLYVKQGKLNASLPEGTTADTISLEQAVELLAAKAASGKAASGKAASGKTATGKPKGRKPAAKKPAAATPAAKKAPTTTKTGRLRASAVRVIKAADR, from the coding sequence GTGGGTCACACCCTGGTGATTGTCGAAAGCCCAACGAAGGCCCGCACCATTCGCGGCTTCCTTCCGAAGGACTTCAAGGTGGAGGCCTCCATGGGCCATGTCCGCGACCTGCCCAATAACGCCAGCGAGATTCCGGCGGCCCATAAGGGCGAGAAGTGGGCAAACCTGGGCGTGAACACCGCCAGAAATTTCGAGCCCCTCTACGTGGTGCCGAAGGACAAAAAAAAGGTGGTCAAGGAGCTCAAGGACGCCCTCAAGGGTGCCGACCGGCTGCTGCTGGCCACGGACGAAGACCGGGAGGGAGAATCGATCAGTTGGCACCTGCTGCAGCTGCTCAGCCCCAAGGTGCCGGTGAAGCGGATGGTTTTCCACGAGATCACCCAGGAGGCGATTGGCCGGGCTTTGAATCAAACCCGCGAGCTCGACATGGAGCTCGTGCACGCCCAGGAAACCAGGCGGATCCTGGATCGGCTGGTGGGCTACACCCTCTCGCCCCTGCTCTGGAAAAAGGTGGCGTGGGGGTTGAGCGCCGGCCGGGTTCAGTCGGTGGCGGTGCGCCTGCTCGTGCAGCGCGAGCGGGCCCGCCGGGCCTTCCGCAGCGGCAGCTACTGGGACCTCAAGGCCCGGCTGGAGCAGCCCGGCGGCGGCTTTGAGGCCAAGCTCAGCCAGCTGGGCGGCGTCAAGATCGCCGGTGGTAGCGATTTCGATGAGACCACCGGTGGCCTCAAGGCCGGCAGCAAGGTGCGGTTGCTGGCCGAGGCCGAGGCCCGCCAACTCCAGCAGGCGGTGCAGCAAGCCCCCTGGCGGGTGGCCGAGGTGGAGGCCAAGCCCAGCGTGCGCAAACCGGTTGCCCCCTTCACCACCAGCACCCTGCAGCAGGAGGCAAATCGCAAGCTGCGCCTCTCGGCCCGGGAAACGATGCGAGCCGCCCAGGGGCTCTACGAGCGTGGCTTCATCACCTACATGCGCACCGATTCGGTGCACCTCAGCGACCAGGCCATCGATGCCGCCCGCAGCTGCGTGGCTGCCAAATACGGCAAGGAATACCTGAGCCCGGCGGCGCGCCAGTTCACCACCAAGGCCCGCAATGCCCAGGAGGCCCACGAAGCGATCCGCCCCGCCGGCGACAGCTTCCGAGATCCTGCTGCCACCGGCCTCGATGGCCGTGATCTGGCCCTCTATGAGCTGATCTGGAAGCGCACCGTGGCCAGCCAGATGGCCGAAGCCCGGCTCACCATGCTGGCGGTGGAGCTTCAGGTGGATTGCGGCGCCCTGGGGTTGGCCAGCTTCCGAGCCTCCGGCAAGCGGATTGATTTCGCCGGTTTCTTTCGCGCCTACGTGGAGGGTTCCGATGATCCCGACGCTGCCCTCGAAGGCCAGGAGGTGCTGCTGCCCAGCCTCAAGGTGGGGGATAGCCCCGCCTGCAAGGAGGTGGAAGCCCTGGGCCACCAGACCCAGCCGCCGGCCCGCTATAGCGAGGCGGCCCTGGTGAAGATGCTCGAGAAGGAGGGCATCGGCAGGCCCTCCACCTATGCCTCGATCATCGGCACAATCGTCGATCGCGGCTACGCCACCCTCCAGAACAATGCCCTGATGCCCAGCTTCACGGCCTTTGCCGTCACGGCCCTGCTGGAGGAGCATTTTCCGGACCTGGTGGACACCAGCTTCACGGCCCGGATGGAGAACAGCCTCGATGAGATCTCCCACGGCAAGGTGGAGTGGCTGCCCTACCTGGAGAGCTTCTACAAGGGCGAAAATGGCCTGGAAACCCAGGTCGCCCAACGGGAGGGCGACATTGATCCGGGGGCGTCACGCACGGTGGAGCTCGAGGGTCTCCCCTGCGTGGTGCGCATCGGTCGCTTCGGCGCCTACCTGGAAGCCAAGCGGGTAGCAGAGGACGGCAGCGAGGAGCTGCTCAAGGCCACCCTGCCCCAGGAGATCACCCCGGCCGATCTCGATGCCGACAAGGCGGAGCTGATTCTCAAGCAGAAGGCCGATGGCCCCGAGACCCTGGGCGAGGATCCGGAAACCGGGGAGCAGGTGTATCTGCTCTTTGGCCAGTACGGCCCCTACGTGCAACGGGGCCAGGTGAGTGACGCCAACCCCAAGCCGAAGCGGGCCTCCCTGCCCAAGGGGGCCAAGCCCGAGGAGCTCAGCCTGGAGGACGCCATCGCCCTGCTGAGGTTGCCGCGCCTCCTCGGGGAGCACCCCGATGGGGGCAAGCTGGAGGCTGGGCTGGGTCGCTTCGGGCCCTTCGTGGTGCACCACAAGGGCAAGGGTGAGAAGGACTACCGCTCCCTCAAGGCTGAGGATGATGTGCTGCTGGTAGGCCTCAGCCGCGCCATCGAGCTGCTCGCCATGCCCAAAAAGGGCCGGGGTGGCCGCACGGCCCTCAAGGATCTCGGCACCCCCGAGGGCGGCGAGGAGGCGATCCAGCTGTTCGATGGCCCCTACGGGCTCTATGTGAAGCAGGGCAAGCTGAATGCTTCGCTGCCGGAGGGCACCACCGCTGACACCATCAGCCTGGAGCAGGCGGTGGAGCTGCTGGCCGCCAAGGCTGCCTCTGGTAAGGCTGCCTCTGGTAAGGCTGCCTCTGGCAAAACTGCTACTGGCAAGCCCAAGGGCCGCAAGCCAGCGGCCAAGAAACCTGCCGCCGCTACACCCGCCGCCAAGAAGGCCCCCACCACCACCAAGACCGGCCGGCTGCGGGCCAGTGCCGTGCGGGTGATCAAGGCGGCCGATCGCTGA